CCTTCTTCAATAATCGGCGTATCTAACTCTCCTCGTAGCATTTGTAAAGCAATTAACAGCAACAACAATCCTCCAGCTACTCGCAAAGACCCGATGCTGATTTCTAAATAAGTCAAAATTAATTGACCTGCAAAAGCAAACAGCAAAAGAACAAAGATCGCGATAATAACCGCTTTATCTATAACTTGATTTCTTTGGTCTGGCATCATGCCCTTAGTCAAAACCAAAACAACTGGTATGTTGCCCACAGCATCTGCAAGGACAAACACAGCAACAAATGTTTGAATGAGAATCGAGACATCCACAATAGATAGCTTTTATCAAGGTTTGTTAACAACGTAATCTTAATGCTGCTGAAGTTACTAGAACCTAGAGGAAGATTAGTACAGGTATCAGATTCAGCACGGGCTAAACGCCCCGCTTCCGCTAACAGCAGTTAAAAGCGATGCCCTTAGTTTCGACTACTTCGGCTACCTCGACTTCGCTCGGCACAAGTGCGCGGAAATCGAGCGAAGTCGAGATTCAACTACCGCCTGTCGTACTCCTTTGGGGAAGCAAGCTACGCGTTGGCGGAGCCTCTCGCAGAGAAGCGTCCCGCTCTTAAGGGTCAGAATTTATAAACAGTCTAGTATCATTGGTATATTCATTCATCAAATATTCTTTTAATTTTTCAACTATTCTGGCTCCTGTACAGACGCGTAGACCCTCGAAGAGCGGCTTCTCGTAAGAGTATAATCGCGTCTCTACTCCTGACTCCTGTATTCTTCAAACGGGCAAAGAAACAAGCAGCTTAAAGAAAAGCAAAGCTAACGTGTTTCGTATTAAGCCCCATAGATGTTGAAGTAGCGATATATTTTGATAATCTATCTCCCATAAATCAACTGTTCGTTGTTGAATCTATGAAGTCTTATTTAGCCGCCGCTATTCAATTAACAAGTGTGCCTGATCTAGAAAAAAATCTAGCACAGGCAGAAGAATTAATAGAGCTTGCCGCACGTCAAGGTGTTGAATTGGTAGGGTTGCCAGAAAACTTTTCCTTTATGGGAGAAGAAAAAGACAAACTCGCCCAAGCCGATGTCATTGCTCGTGAAAGTGAAAAATTCCTCAAAAGAATGGCTCAGCGCTTTCAAGTTACCATCTTGGGCGGCAGCTTTCCAGTTCCTGTAGGCAACACGGGCAAGGTTTATAACACTACCATACTCATCGACCCCAGCGGTCAAGAACTTTCCCGTTACTACAAAGTACACCTATTTGATGTTAATGTTCCCGACGGCAACACCTATCGTGAATCTAGTACTGTTGAGCCAGGGAACCAACTACCCCCTGTGCATTTCTCAGACAAATTAGGTAATCTAGGACTTTCTATTTGCTATGATGTCCGCTTCCCTGAATTGTACCGACATTTGGCATATAAGGGAGCTGATGTTTTATTTGTTCCCGCTGCCTTCACCGCCTTCACTGGTAAAGACCACTGGCAAGTGCTATTACAAGCAAGAGCCATTGAAAATACCACCTATGTGATTGCGCCTGCCCAAACTGGCAACAACTACGGGCGTCGCCAAACCCACGGACACGCTGTGATTATCGACCCTTGGGGTGCAATTTTAGCCGATGCCGGAGAAAAGCCGGGAATTGCGATCGCAGAAATTAACCCCTCGCGCCTTGAACAAGTCCGCCGTCAAATGCCTTCCTTACAGCATCGGGTATTTTAGGGATTGGGGACTGGGGACTGGGGACTGGGGACTGGGGACTGGGGACTGGGGAAGAATAACTTATAATTAATGCCCAATCCCCAATGCCCGTAAATAAAACAAAAAACCGGGCAACATTTACGTTCCCGGTTTATTTATTTCAATTTAATTTTCTAGAAGCATATAAGTACTTTGCCTCTATTTATAAATCAAAGAAATGGGGGATTAAGAATTAGGAAGATTGTAATAATATAGTCCGCTCCTTCTAGGGGACTATCTTACCCAGTCCCCAGTTCCTAATACCTAGTCCCTTTTATTAAACTTTAGCTGTTGCTTTGGTAACAGCGTTGAGTTCGCCCTTAGCATACTTAGCAGCAAAATCTTCCAGAGAAATCTGCTTAATCTTGCTAGCGTTGCCAGCTGTGCCAAATTGCTGATAGCGTTCAGCACAAACCTTCTGCATATATGCAATGGAAGGCTTGAGGAAGTGACGGGGGTCAAACTCCTCTGGTTTTTTAGCCAAAGCTTCACGTACCGCAGCAGTAATTGCCAAACGGTTATCGGTGTCAATATTTACTTTACGTACACCGCTCTTAATACCTTTCTGGATTTCTTCTACAGGTACACCGTAGGTTTCAGGAATTGCACCACCATACTGGTTAATCAGTGCAAGCAAATCTTCAGGTACAGAAGAAGAACCGTGCATTACCAAGTGGGTGTTAGGCAGACGGCGGTGAATTTCTTCAATGCGGCTGATTGCCAAAATTTCGCCAGTCGGCTTGCGGGTAAACTTGTAAGCACCGTGGCTTGTGCCAATGGCAACAGCCAAAGCATCTACTTGGGTTGCTTCTACGAATTCAACAGCTTCATCGGGGTCGGTTAGCAGTTGTGAGTGGTCGAGTGTACCCTCAAAACCGTGACCATCTTCAGCTTCACCAGCACCAGTTTCTAGGGAACCCAAACAACCGAGTTCGCCTTCAACGCTGACACCCAAAGCATGAGCTACATTCACCACTTCGCGGGTTACATTGACGTTGTACTCGAAGCTAGCAGGGGTCTTAGCATCAGCTTCTAAAGAACCATCCATCATCACGCTGGTGAAGTTGTTCTTAATTGCTGAGTAGCAAGTAGAAGGCGCATTACCATGATCTTGGTGCATGACAATGGGAATGTGAGGATAGGTTTCTACTGCTGCCAAAATCAGGTGGCGGAGAAAGTTTTCTCCTGCATAATTACGAGCGCCACGAGAAGCTTGCAAAATTACGGGGCTATCTGTCTCTACAGCAGCCTTCAGGATCGCCTGAATCTGCTCCAAATTATTAACGTTGAAAGCTGGGATGCCGTAACCGTTTTCAGCTGCGTGATCCAACAGCAGCCGCAGTGGTACAAGCGCCATAGATAGTCCTCCTAATGTGGTTGTCAGCTAGTCGGTGTGAGAGAAGCGTAATAATTACGCTAAATCTTAAGAGTTTTTTCAACTTATAGGAAATTATAACTAGTGTACTGTGCTTATGTTGAAAAACTTTACGCCCTTTAAGGCTGATTATAGGGTAACGGTGACTCCCGATTGTTAACTTTAAACAAACAGTTTCCTGGGTTTTGTTACTCAAGATTCAGGACTCATTACTCTAGACTATAAAA
This region of Nostoc sp. UHCC 0302 genomic DNA includes:
- the fba gene encoding class II fructose-bisphosphate aldolase (catalyzes the reversible aldol condensation of dihydroxyacetonephosphate and glyceraldehyde 3-phosphate in the Calvin cycle, glycolysis, and/or gluconeogenesis), with protein sequence MALVPLRLLLDHAAENGYGIPAFNVNNLEQIQAILKAAVETDSPVILQASRGARNYAGENFLRHLILAAVETYPHIPIVMHQDHGNAPSTCYSAIKNNFTSVMMDGSLEADAKTPASFEYNVNVTREVVNVAHALGVSVEGELGCLGSLETGAGEAEDGHGFEGTLDHSQLLTDPDEAVEFVEATQVDALAVAIGTSHGAYKFTRKPTGEILAISRIEEIHRRLPNTHLVMHGSSSVPEDLLALINQYGGAIPETYGVPVEEIQKGIKSGVRKVNIDTDNRLAITAAVREALAKKPEEFDPRHFLKPSIAYMQKVCAERYQQFGTAGNASKIKQISLEDFAAKYAKGELNAVTKATAKV
- a CDS encoding MarC family protein yields the protein MDVSILIQTFVAVFVLADAVGNIPVVLVLTKGMMPDQRNQVIDKAVIIAIFVLLLFAFAGQLILTYLEISIGSLRVAGGLLLLLIALQMLRGELDTPIIEEGRDVAITPLALPLLAGPGTLTTVMLLMSKSQSPHLGVALGIVAAMFVTWLILRLANFIQNWIGTEGEVIITQLLGFILAALAVEIGSTGIRELFLQ
- a CDS encoding carbon-nitrogen hydrolase family protein, which encodes MKSYLAAAIQLTSVPDLEKNLAQAEELIELAARQGVELVGLPENFSFMGEEKDKLAQADVIARESEKFLKRMAQRFQVTILGGSFPVPVGNTGKVYNTTILIDPSGQELSRYYKVHLFDVNVPDGNTYRESSTVEPGNQLPPVHFSDKLGNLGLSICYDVRFPELYRHLAYKGADVLFVPAAFTAFTGKDHWQVLLQARAIENTTYVIAPAQTGNNYGRRQTHGHAVIIDPWGAILADAGEKPGIAIAEINPSRLEQVRRQMPSLQHRVF